A single window of Kwoniella bestiolae CBS 10118 chromosome 4, complete sequence DNA harbors:
- a CDS encoding guanine nucleotide-binding protein subunit alpha, translating to MGGCLSTPSSPKHPNETKQVAPPSQSAKSPQTNVNNPSSPAPVNTNGESTPTSAAGQGLAAALASTEPTPQEQKGDRNRSNIIDRQLEDDSKKFKRECKILLLGSGESGKSTIVKQMKIIHQNGYSREELLSFRQIVHKNVLDSAQALIMAMRKIGVDPEDANNRVYADRILEYRMDTDPLSVLPSEILHNVDSLWHDPVIPSVMDRSSEFYLMDSATYFFANIRKIGAADYIPDEADVLRARTKTTGISETRFNMGQLSIHMFDVGGQRSERKKWIHCFEAVTSIIFCVALSEYDQVLLEESGQNRMQESLVLFESVINSRWFLRTSVILFLNKIDLFKQKLPKIPLVQYFPEYTGGADINKAAKYILWRFTQTNRARLSVYPHLTQATDTSNIRLVFAAVKETILQNALRDSGIL from the exons ATGGGAGGATGTCTATCAACGCCCTCATCGCCCAAACACCCCAACGAGACCAAGCAGGTCGCCCCACCCTCTCAATCAGCCAAATCACCCCAGACCAACGTCAATAATCCCTCATCCCCCGCTCCAGTAAATACCAATGGCGAATCGACACCGACGAGCGCGGCTGGACAGGGTCTAGCTGCTGCCCTGGCATCTACGGAACCCACACCGCAGGAACAAAAGGGAGATAGGAATAGGAGTAATATTATTGATAGGCaattggaggatgattcGAAGAAGTTTAAGAGGGAATGTAAGATCTTGTTGCTGG GATCCGGAGAATCAGGTAAATCCACCATCGTcaagcagatgaagatcatccatcaaaacGGATACAGCCGCGAAGAGTTGTTGAGCTTCCGTCAAATCGTACATAAGAACGTACTCGATTCGGCTCAAGCGTTGATCATGgcgatgaggaagattgggGTCGATCCGGAGGATGCCAATAACAGG GTATACGCCGACCGAATCCTAGAGTACCGAATGGACACCGACCCCCTCTCCGTCCTCCCTTCCGAGATCTTGCACAACGTAGATTCCCTATGGCACGACCCCGTGATCCCATCAGTGATGGACCGATCGTCCGAGTTCTACTTGATGGACTCTGCGACCTACTTCTTCGCCAACATCAGGAAGATCGGCGCGGCAGATTACATACCTGACGAAGCTGATGTGTTGAGAGCGAGAACCAAGACTACTGGTATAAGCGAGACGAGGTTCAATATGGGTCAACTGTCTATTCATATGTTCGATGTGGGAGGTCAGAGAtcggagaggaagaagtggattcatt GCTTTGAAGCAgtcacatccatcatattCTGTGTCGCCCTATCAGAATACGATCAAGTTTTACTGGAAGAATCGGGTCAAAATAGAATGCAGGAGTCTTTGGTGTTGTTCGAATCAGTCATAAATTCAAGGTGGTTCTTGAGAACGTCAGTCATATTGTTCTTGAACAAGATCGATCTGTTCAAGCAGAAATTACCTAAGATACCTTTGGTGCAATACTTCCCTGAGTATACTG GCGGTGCCGATATAAACAAAGCTGCCAAGTACATCTTATGGAGGTTCACCCAAACCAACCGAGCAAGATTATCTGTCTACCCCCATCTGACGCAAGCGACAGATACTTCTAAC ATCCGACTCGTTTTCGCGGCAGTAAAAGAGACGATCCTCCAAAACGCTCTGCGTGATTCAGGTATATTGTAA